The Paenibacillus mucilaginosus 3016 genome includes the window GGAGGACACCCTGAAGAAGCTGGCGGCCAAGCTCAGCATGCGCAGGCTGTCCCGCAAGAAAGGGGAGGCGCTGTCGAGCGGTGCCTCTTCCGCGCTCGAGATGCTGATCCGGGGAAGCGTGCGGCAGGAAGACGCTCCACAGGTGGCGTCGGTGCTCGGGATGGAGAAGGCCTCCCGCTTCACCTATGCCATCATAGGGATGCAGAAAACGCCGGAGTCGGCGGAGGAGAAGGAGTCTCTTGCCGGAAGGCTGGCTTCCTCGGTACGCTCCGTTCTTGGCGGAACTGCGGGCGAACTGCCGATCGTCGAGCAGCCTCCGGGGCTGTACGGCCTTCTCATCGACGCTTCGCGTCTTGAGGCCTCGGGCCGGACGCTGGAGGACTTTCTGTACCTGCTCCAGCGTGAACTGACTCGGTCTGCGGGGCTTCCCGTGGTTCTCTATGCCGGGAGGACGGTAGACCGGATTACAGAGGTGGAGGCTTCTTATCGAACCGCTTGTGAAGCGCTTTTGTACCAATATGCGGAGGATGGCCGGCCTGTGATCGCTTATGAGAGCGTACAGGGAACGCCCTTGTCCTATTTCGATATCGAACCCCGCCTGTATGCCCAACTGCTCGAGCATCTGGAGGAGAACCGGCTGGAGGCATGCCTGCGGACGCTGGACGAGATGCTCGGTCAGTTCAAGACGAAGCGTCTTGCGCCAAGTGCGGTTGCCGGAAGCGTCACCCGCTGCGTGATTGATATCGTGAATGTGATCTGGGGGATGGACGGGGAGGAGAACAGCCTCCGCACACTCCCCGGGATGATGGAATGGCAGGATCGTCAAGGGGGGCTTGGGGTACTGCGGGAGCGGTTCGCCGCGTTTCTCACCGAGGCGTCCGATTATATTTCGCGCCTGCGCAAGGAGCAGACGAAGGGCGGCATCGAGAAGATCCGGAAGTTTATTGAAGCCCACTACATGGAGAATATCAGCCTGAAGACCATCGCGGCCAAGTTTTTCATGAACCCGGTGTATCTCGGCCAGCTGTTCCGCAAGACATACGGGGTGTACTTCAACGATTTCCTCCTCGGCATCCGGGTGGGAGAAGCGAAGAAGCTGCTGCGGCAGACGGATCTCCGGATGTATGAGGTTGCCGACAAAGTAGGATTCCAGAACGCCGATTATTTCGTTACCCAGTTCGAGAAGCTGGAGGGGGTCACGCCGACGGAGTACCGCAACAAGTTGATCGGCAAGGCTTGACAGGAAGGAGACCGTGATTGGCATGGGCAAGCTGCACCTCAACCATATGAGGCTCCGCGACAAGTGGCTGCTGATGTATGTCCTGTCGGTATTCATCCCGATCGTGCTGACCAATGTGGTGTTCTATCATGTGACGACGACGAACATCAAGAACCAGAAGCACCGGGATGCTTCCGTGGCGATCGACAAGACGGGAAGCGAGATCCAGGCCCTCATGGACGAGGCGGCCGGGGTATCGTATATTTTCTTCTCCGATCCGCTGCTGAATGAAACGCTGGACCGGGACTACCGCTCCTCTCTCGATTACATTGAAGTGTACCAGAACACGCTGCGGAGCATGTTCGATAAGTATAACGAGTCCACCTACCAGTCCATCCAGCGGATCGAAGTGTACTCGGATAACAAAACGCTGCTCGCTTCGGGGAGCATGGAGTACATCAGTGATACGGTCCGCAGCACGCCGTGGTACAAGGAGCTGATGAATGTCCCTGCGCCTAACCCGGTTCTGCTCCGGACGGGAGAGACGCTGAGCCTGCTTCAGCGGCTCGACAATTACAAGTATTACAACGGACACGAGAAGTTCGTGAAGATCACGCTGAATATGGGCACCTTCCAGCAGCGGCTGCGTAATTCGACCTTCGACGGTGAGCTTTACCTGGTGAACCGCGAAGGGCACATTGTCTCCACGAATGTGCCGGGCGTGGATTGGAAGAGCGGCAGCGCTTCGTTCGCCTCGCTGTCCCCGCGGGAGAAAGCCCTGTACTACGAAGTACCTTATACGACCCGCAGCTATCTGAGCGGATGGAGTCTGCACGGGACCATGAACGACAAGGTGGTGCTCGAGGAGGTACGCAAGTCATGGAAGTTCCTGATCTATCTGGCCTGCCTCAATTTTGTCATCCCGTCGATCATCATCATAGCCATGTCCCGCTCGATCCATGTGCGGCTTGTCCGCATCCTGAGGCATATGAAGAAGGTCAAGAACCAGCATTTCGAGGAGATCCCCGACGAGGAATACCGGGATGAGATCGGCCAGCTGACGGCGGAATTCAACCGGATGACCTCCCGCATTCGCAGCCTGATTGACGATGTCTATATAGCGGATATCCAGAAGAAGGATTCCGAACTCAAGCAGCGGCAGGCCCAGCTTCATGCGCTCCAGAGCCAGATCAATCCCCACTTTATGTTCAATGTACTGGAGACCGTGCGCATGCGCAGCCTCATGAAGGGGGAAGGGGAGACCGCGAAGATCATCCAGCATATGGCCAAAATCTTCCGGAAATCGATCTCCTGGGGACGGGACTGGGTCAGCGTGCGTGACGAAATGGAGCTCATCGAGCGGTTCCTGGAGATTCAGAAGTACCGCTTCGGCGACAAGCTGGACTACCGGATCACGGTGGAGCCTGCGGCGGGCGATCTGTCGATCCCGAAGATGACCCTGCTGCCGTTCGTCGAGAATGCGAGCATTCACGGGATCGAGACCTCGCCCCGCAAGGGGTTGATCGTCATCGGTATCGCGGTCGACAGGGGCAGCGGAGAGCTTGTGTTCTCCATCCGGGACAACGGCGTGGGGATGTGCGCTGCGAAGCTGAACGAGATTCTCGGCTACCTGGAGGAGGACGATTCGATGGGCGACCGGGTCGGCATGAAGAATGCGTACTACCGCCTCCGGATGTGGTTCGGCGGAAGCTTCCGATTTCATATCGAGAGCGAGCAGGATATCGGCACGTTCGTGAGCATCCGGCTGCCGCTCGAGACGGGAGAAGCCGCGCTGTCCGAATCCCGCTAGAGGCAGGCTGGCAGCGGGAGCGGCGCGGCGGCGGCTGGGTTGAATCCGTCCTGCGAAGAACCGGAAGGTACGGCAGGTCCCGCCTATCACCTCCGGAAGCGTAGAGACCGCAGCGGACATGCCCGTATCAGCCGTCCTGCCCATTCAGCGGGCAGGGGAGCCGTCCTGCGGCGGCCGGTTTGCCTATACGGGTGGAGGAGCGATACGTTCCGGTTTCCTATCATCGGTAACGGTGCCGGGACATGGCCGGCATACCGGTTTGAGTATTAGGGCTTCCAAGGCGAAGCCCTTTTTTGACGCATCCTATTTATCCCATCTCACCCATTTTCCTGATTATCGCCGTTTGCATATGCTTTTCAAAGTGGAAACTAAAGTTTCAGGGGTACATGACGAAAGTGCTCCCGCGTTATACTGAAAGTGCTTACACCGTTAGTGAATTTCGAGGATCGAAAGGGGTAGTAACGCAGATGATCAACCATAAAAAGATAGCTGCCGTGAGCTTGTCGGTGCTGCTTGCAGCGACAGCCGTGGGATGCAGCAGCGACAAGCAGCCGGAGGCCGGCACAGCCCAGGAATCCGCCGGGGCCGCGGATGACAAGACGCCCGTCACGTTCACTTATTTCTCCTTCTCGAAAGAGAAAGACGTCAACTCGAACGAGACGGTCATTGGCAAGGAGCTCGAGAAGCAGACCGGTGTTAACTTCAAGATGGAATTCGCGGTAGGCGATTCGAAGACGAAGTCGGGGGTCATGATTGCGAGCGGCGACTATGCCGACGTCATTGTGCCGGAAGGCGAGATCGACAAGCTGCTCGACGCCGGCGCCTTCATCCCCCTCGATGAGCTCATCGAGAAGTACGGCCCGAACATCAAGCGGGTATACGGTCCTTATATGGATAAGTTCAGACAGGAAGACGGCAAGATCTATCACCTTCCATTCTCCGCCAACCAGGGCTATATCACCGACCCGGGCATCTCCCAGGGCGCCTTCTGGATTCAGCGGTCCGTGCTCAAGGAGTTCGGCTATCCGACGATTAAGACGCTCGATGAATATTTTGACCTCATCAAGAAGTACAAGGAAAAGTATCCGCAGGTGGACGGCAAGGACACGATCGGATTCGCGGCCTTCGCCGGCGTGAAGGACAACTTCTTCGCCCTGACGAATGCGTCGATGCACCTGGCCGGCTACCCGAACGACGGCGGTGTCATTGTCGATATGAAGACCCACGAGGCGAAGGTCTACTCGGCGGGCGAATACGAGAAGCGCTGGATCAAGAAGCTGAACGAAGTCAACGCGCAGGGACTCTTCGATCCGGAATCGTTCACGGTCAACAAGGACCAGTATCTCGCGAAGCTGACCTCCGGCCGCGTGCTCGGTTACTTCGGCTATAACTGGCTTGTCGGCGATGCGACCAACAACCTGAAGAAAGCCGGCGTCGACGAGAAACGCTATGCGCCACTGCCGATTGTCTTTGACAAGGACATCAAGGACCAGTATCTCGATCCGCCGGCCTTCGTGAACAACCGGGGCATCGGCATCTCCGTTAAGGCGAAGGA containing:
- a CDS encoding response regulator transcription factor, translating into MLKVLLVDDEMFVRMGLRSLIDWESLGYEVCGEAENGEEAYAEIERLDPDLVITDIRMPVLDGLGLIRRAAEELLSPPSFVIISGYHDFHYAQKALRYGVQDYLLKPVDDEEMEDTLKKLAAKLSMRRLSRKKGEALSSGASSALEMLIRGSVRQEDAPQVASVLGMEKASRFTYAIIGMQKTPESAEEKESLAGRLASSVRSVLGGTAGELPIVEQPPGLYGLLIDASRLEASGRTLEDFLYLLQRELTRSAGLPVVLYAGRTVDRITEVEASYRTACEALLYQYAEDGRPVIAYESVQGTPLSYFDIEPRLYAQLLEHLEENRLEACLRTLDEMLGQFKTKRLAPSAVAGSVTRCVIDIVNVIWGMDGEENSLRTLPGMMEWQDRQGGLGVLRERFAAFLTEASDYISRLRKEQTKGGIEKIRKFIEAHYMENISLKTIAAKFFMNPVYLGQLFRKTYGVYFNDFLLGIRVGEAKKLLRQTDLRMYEVADKVGFQNADYFVTQFEKLEGVTPTEYRNKLIGKA
- a CDS encoding cache domain-containing sensor histidine kinase; this translates as MGKLHLNHMRLRDKWLLMYVLSVFIPIVLTNVVFYHVTTTNIKNQKHRDASVAIDKTGSEIQALMDEAAGVSYIFFSDPLLNETLDRDYRSSLDYIEVYQNTLRSMFDKYNESTYQSIQRIEVYSDNKTLLASGSMEYISDTVRSTPWYKELMNVPAPNPVLLRTGETLSLLQRLDNYKYYNGHEKFVKITLNMGTFQQRLRNSTFDGELYLVNREGHIVSTNVPGVDWKSGSASFASLSPREKALYYEVPYTTRSYLSGWSLHGTMNDKVVLEEVRKSWKFLIYLACLNFVIPSIIIIAMSRSIHVRLVRILRHMKKVKNQHFEEIPDEEYRDEIGQLTAEFNRMTSRIRSLIDDVYIADIQKKDSELKQRQAQLHALQSQINPHFMFNVLETVRMRSLMKGEGETAKIIQHMAKIFRKSISWGRDWVSVRDEMELIERFLEIQKYRFGDKLDYRITVEPAAGDLSIPKMTLLPFVENASIHGIETSPRKGLIVIGIAVDRGSGELVFSIRDNGVGMCAAKLNEILGYLEEDDSMGDRVGMKNAYYRLRMWFGGSFRFHIESEQDIGTFVSIRLPLETGEAALSESR
- a CDS encoding ABC transporter substrate-binding protein, yielding MINHKKIAAVSLSVLLAATAVGCSSDKQPEAGTAQESAGAADDKTPVTFTYFSFSKEKDVNSNETVIGKELEKQTGVNFKMEFAVGDSKTKSGVMIASGDYADVIVPEGEIDKLLDAGAFIPLDELIEKYGPNIKRVYGPYMDKFRQEDGKIYHLPFSANQGYITDPGISQGAFWIQRSVLKEFGYPTIKTLDEYFDLIKKYKEKYPQVDGKDTIGFAAFAGVKDNFFALTNASMHLAGYPNDGGVIVDMKTHEAKVYSAGEYEKRWIKKLNEVNAQGLFDPESFTVNKDQYLAKLTSGRVLGYFGYNWLVGDATNNLKKAGVDEKRYAPLPIVFDKDIKDQYLDPPAFVNNRGIGISVKAKDPVRIIKFFDNLLKEENQILVQWGIKDQTYTVNEKGRYVLTPEMLKKRNDPEFKRSFGFQYFEYSWPRYGNNSILKDGNSYGVGNQPEVAEMDYTEGDRKILQAYGAKTFADMFSKPDDRPWYPAWSINLGQGTPEQIFGQKSQDLQLKYLPKLIMGSPDAFDGTWKEYTTEFGKLDSKTYEETITKVVKNRIAGKW